One segment of Cydia amplana chromosome 16, ilCydAmpl1.1, whole genome shotgun sequence DNA contains the following:
- the LOC134655535 gene encoding ribonuclease kappa-like, protein MGFTICGPKLSLCGLVLSVWGIIQLTLMGVFYYIGAVALLEDLPVEEGAHSSIDHFMAEVENGYNQNAFNCWIAALLYVITLVISGHQFWMNNRSSVSM, encoded by the exons ATGGGTTTCACAATCTGCGGCCCTAAACTGTCCCTATGTGGGCTTGTACTGAGTGTGTGGGGGATCATCCAGTTG ACTCTGATGGGCGTTTTCTATTATATCGGAGCAGTAGCCTTGTTGGAAGATCTTCCCGTTGAAGAGGGAGCTCATAGTAGCATTGATCATTTCATGGCAGAAGTGGAAAATGGATATAATCAG AACGCCTTCAACTGTTGGATTGCTGCTCTGCTCTATGTAATCACGCTGGTAATCTCTGGACACCAGTTCTGGATGAACAACCGTTCCTCAGTTAGCATGTAA
- the LOC134655534 gene encoding pleckstrin homology domain-containing family F member 2 yields the protein MMVDRLVNSEANARRIAMVENCFGSSGQPLAEQGRVLVGEGVLTKMCRKKPKARQFFLFNDILVYGNIVINKKKCNKQHVIPLEEVKLEALKDDGQYRNGWLIRTASKSFAVYAATATEKEEWMAHIEKCIEDLLRKSGKQPPSEHAAVWVPDNEASICMHCKKTQFTVLNRRHHCRKCGSVVCGPCSSKRYVLRGQSDKPLRVCLQCYDGLTRERARPNQPDQPAATPVKPSDNAGSGGDSSADDDSDDDDDRAEEKHDEPKFYSDGDKTEETNNHSSKDSAK from the exons atgaTGGTGGATCGTTTGG TAAATAGTGAGGCAAATGCAAGAAGAATTGCTATGGTGGAGAACTGCTTCGGCAGTTCGGGTCAG CCCTTGGCAGAACAGGGCAGAGTTCTTGTGGGTGAGGGTGTCTTAACCAAAATGTGCAGGAAGAAACCGAAAGCTCGGCAGTTCTTCCTATTTAATGACATCCTGGTCTACGGAAACATtgttataaacaaaaagaaatgtAACAAGCAACATGTCATTCCACTAGAAGAAGTGAAACTGGAGGCTTTGAAGGATGATGGAC AATATCGCAACGGGTGGCTTATCCGCACGGCGTCCAAGTCGTTCGCTGTGTACGCGGCCACGGCCACGGAGAAGGAGGAGTGGATGGCGCACATAGAGAAATGCATAGAGGACTTGCTCAGGAAAA GCGGGAAGCAGCCGCCTTCGGAGCACGCGGCAGTGTGGGTGCCCGACAACGAGGCATCCATCTGCATGCACTGCAAGAAGACACAGTTCACTGTCCTCAACAGGAGA CACCATTGTCGCAAATGCGGGTCGGTGGTGTGCGGGCCGTGCTCGTCGAAGCGCTACGTGCTGCGCGGGCAGAGCGACAAGCCGCTGCGCGTGTGCCTGCAGTGCTACGACGGGCTCACCCGAGAGCGCGCGAGGCCCAACCAGCCCGACCAGCCCGCCGCCACGCCCG TGAAACCGTCGGACAACGCCGGCTCGGGCGGCGACTCCTCTGCCGACGACGATAGCGACGATGATGACGATCGCGCCGAGGAGAAACATGATGAG CCAAAATTCTATAGTGATGGTGATAAGACTGAAGAGACCAACAACCATTCGTCCAAGGATTCCGCCAAGTGA